In one Solidesulfovibrio fructosivorans JJ] genomic region, the following are encoded:
- a CDS encoding B12-binding domain-containing radical SAM protein codes for MKISVAYPPLASDKGTPLLSQNRQFQWFTNPTYIYPMVPSYAASLCASRGHSVTFDDGIADEMTYDAFMADLVKKAPDLVAMETKTPVVTRHWKIVADVKARLPKAAVVLMGDHVTALPRETMEQSSVDYVIAGGDFDFILADLADHLDGKDVPMPAGVWRREGGEIVDGGMGSLNHNLDDLPYIDRDLTKWQRYAYKNGNFKYTPGTYVMAGRDCWWGRCTFCSWTTLFPGATYRTVSPERHVAEIERLVTERGVREIFDDSGCFPRGAWLEEFCQRLIDKGLHKKVVMGCNMRVGELTQDQWNLLKKANFRFILIGLESMSQATLNRLCKGIKVEQIEQTVAMAKKAGLEPHITTMVGYPWETREDARRTIDFAKSLFSRGLLNTLQATIVVPYPGTPLFAEAKENGWLTTENWDEYDMRASVWKSPISNDDVLQFKDELYKAALTPAFIARKIMSIRDVDDVKFLFRAAGKLVGHLLNKSRNKDCGCK; via the coding sequence ATGAAAATTTCCGTGGCTTATCCGCCGCTCGCCTCGGACAAGGGCACGCCGCTGCTCTCCCAGAACCGCCAGTTCCAGTGGTTCACCAATCCGACCTACATCTATCCCATGGTGCCCTCCTACGCCGCGAGCCTGTGCGCCTCGCGCGGCCACAGCGTCACCTTCGACGACGGCATCGCCGACGAGATGACCTACGACGCCTTCATGGCCGATCTGGTCAAAAAGGCCCCGGACCTGGTCGCCATGGAGACCAAGACCCCGGTCGTGACCAGGCACTGGAAGATCGTGGCCGACGTCAAGGCAAGGCTGCCCAAAGCGGCCGTGGTCCTCATGGGCGACCACGTCACGGCCCTGCCCCGGGAAACCATGGAACAAAGTTCCGTGGATTACGTCATCGCCGGCGGCGACTTCGACTTCATCCTGGCCGATCTGGCCGACCACCTCGACGGCAAGGACGTGCCCATGCCGGCCGGCGTGTGGCGGCGCGAAGGGGGCGAGATCGTCGACGGCGGCATGGGGTCGCTCAACCACAACCTCGACGACCTGCCCTACATCGACCGCGACCTGACCAAATGGCAGCGCTACGCCTATAAAAACGGCAACTTCAAGTACACGCCCGGCACCTACGTCATGGCCGGCCGGGACTGCTGGTGGGGCCGCTGCACTTTTTGCTCCTGGACCACGCTCTTTCCGGGCGCGACCTACCGCACGGTTTCTCCCGAACGCCATGTGGCCGAGATCGAGCGGCTGGTGACCGAGCGCGGCGTGCGCGAAATTTTCGACGACTCCGGCTGTTTTCCGCGCGGAGCCTGGCTCGAGGAATTCTGCCAGCGGCTCATCGACAAGGGACTCCACAAGAAAGTCGTCATGGGCTGCAACATGCGGGTGGGCGAACTGACCCAGGACCAGTGGAACCTGCTCAAAAAAGCCAATTTCCGCTTCATCCTCATCGGCCTCGAATCCATGTCCCAGGCGACCCTCAACCGCCTGTGCAAGGGCATCAAGGTCGAACAGATCGAACAGACCGTGGCCATGGCCAAAAAGGCCGGCCTCGAGCCCCACATCACCACCATGGTCGGCTATCCCTGGGAAACGCGCGAAGACGCCCGGCGCACCATCGACTTCGCCAAGTCGCTCTTTTCCAGAGGCCTGCTCAATACCTTGCAGGCCACCATCGTCGTCCCCTACCCGGGCACGCCGCTTTTCGCCGAAGCCAAGGAGAACGGCTGGCTGACCACGGAGAACTGGGACGAGTACGATATGCGGGCCTCGGTCTGGAAAAGTCCGATATCGAATGACGACGTGTTGCAATTCAAGGATGAGTTGTATAAGGCCGCATTGACGCCGGCGTTTATCGCACGCAAGATCATGAGCATCCGCGATGTGGATGACGTGAAGTTCCTGTTCCGGGCCG